In the genome of Ignavibacteriales bacterium, one region contains:
- a CDS encoding elongation factor Ts, giving the protein MAITAAQVNELRQKTGAGMMDCKKALTEADGNMEKAIEILRKKGAAVAAKRAEKSANEGLVLTKVADNGKTGVILEVNCETDFVAKSPDFVNFANMVLDTVTEKKPANVEDLLKTFPEVQERLSDIMGKVGEKIEISRFAIDKNENAIDVDYVHLGSKLGVLVKFDNTSVVDDELQNIGKDIAMQVAAMKPICVYRDEVPKDIIEKEIDIYKEVARKEGKPEQILQKIAEGKLNKFYQENCLSEQAFIKDNSKSVGELLKEYNAKKGTQSRIGLFHRFHLSDENK; this is encoded by the coding sequence ATGGCTATTACCGCTGCTCAAGTAAATGAGTTAAGACAAAAGACCGGCGCCGGTATGATGGATTGTAAAAAAGCATTAACCGAAGCCGATGGAAACATGGAAAAAGCAATTGAAATCCTTCGTAAAAAAGGAGCCGCAGTTGCAGCTAAAAGAGCAGAGAAATCTGCAAATGAAGGTCTGGTTCTTACTAAAGTTGCAGACAACGGCAAAACCGGAGTTATACTGGAAGTAAATTGCGAAACAGACTTTGTTGCTAAAAGTCCGGACTTTGTAAATTTTGCAAATATGGTTCTTGATACGGTTACAGAAAAAAAACCTGCTAACGTTGAAGACTTGCTGAAAACTTTTCCTGAAGTTCAGGAAAGATTATCAGACATAATGGGTAAAGTTGGAGAAAAAATTGAGATCTCAAGATTTGCAATAGATAAAAATGAAAACGCAATTGATGTTGACTATGTTCACCTTGGATCAAAATTAGGTGTGCTTGTTAAATTCGATAATACTTCAGTCGTTGATGATGAACTTCAGAATATTGGTAAAGACATTGCAATGCAGGTTGCAGCTATGAAACCGATTTGTGTTTATCGTGACGAAGTTCCAAAAGATATTATTGAAAAGGAGATCGATATTTATAAAGAAGTCGCACGAAAAGAAGGTAAACCTGAACAGATACTTCAAAAGATAGCAGAAGGAAAACTTAATAAGTTCTACCAGGAAAACTGTTTGTCTGAACAGGCATTCATAAAAGACAATTCAAAATCTGTAGGTGAATTGTTAAAGGAATATAATGCGAAAAAAGGAACTCAATCCAGGATTGGATTATTCCACCGCTTCCATCTGAGCGACGAAAATAAATAA
- a CDS encoding UMP kinase: MTKLKYKRLLLKLSGESLMGEKGFGIDHKVLTFFAEEVKKIKEIGVQLGIVIGGGNIYRGLSAGEQGIDRVTGDQMGMLATMINSLALQNAIENQGIYTRLMSAIKMEEIAEPYIRRRAIRHLEKGRVVIFGAGTGHPYFSTDTAASLRAVEIEADAIVKGTRVDGVYDSDPEKNPKALKFEDISYLDVLKLNLKVMDMTAVSLCRENNLPMIVFNMDIPGNLIKLVSGENVGTVIRDK; the protein is encoded by the coding sequence ATGACTAAACTGAAATACAAAAGATTACTCCTTAAATTAAGCGGCGAATCATTAATGGGTGAAAAAGGTTTTGGTATTGACCATAAGGTGCTTACCTTTTTTGCTGAAGAGGTTAAAAAGATAAAAGAAATTGGTGTTCAACTTGGGATTGTTATAGGTGGTGGAAATATATATAGAGGATTAAGTGCCGGTGAACAAGGTATCGACAGAGTTACCGGGGACCAGATGGGAATGCTCGCGACAATGATTAATTCATTAGCACTGCAAAATGCAATTGAGAACCAGGGAATTTATACACGGCTTATGAGTGCTATTAAAATGGAAGAGATCGCAGAACCATATATCAGAAGACGAGCCATAAGACATCTTGAAAAAGGAAGAGTAGTAATTTTTGGTGCCGGTACCGGGCATCCGTATTTCAGTACTGATACTGCAGCCTCGCTCAGAGCAGTTGAAATAGAAGCCGATGCGATTGTAAAAGGCACACGTGTAGATGGTGTGTATGATTCCGACCCTGAAAAAAATCCTAAAGCACTGAAGTTTGAAGATATATCATATCTTGATGTGTTGAAATTAAATCTTAAAGTTATGGATATGACCGCAGTCAGCCTGTGCCGTGAAAACAATCTTCCCATGATTGTGTTTAATATGGATATTCCCGGAAATCTTATTAAACTTGTTTCAGGTGAGAACGTCGGTACAGTAATACGCGATAAATAG
- the frr gene encoding ribosome recycling factor, with product MEQTIKDAKSRMDKSIDALRGELAKIRSGKATTALLDGIKVDYYGTMSPLSQVGNLTVLDAHTLSFTPWDKSMVNIVDKAILEANIGLNPVSDGTNLKIPIPLLNEERRKELVKLVKKFGEDTKVAVRNVRRDANEHLKREHKDKKITEDQLKDAEDKVQKLTDEHTKLVDDVLKHKEKEIMEV from the coding sequence ATGGAACAAACAATAAAAGATGCTAAATCCAGAATGGATAAATCAATTGATGCATTGCGCGGCGAGCTTGCAAAGATACGTTCAGGCAAAGCTACAACCGCACTGCTTGACGGTATTAAGGTGGACTATTACGGCACAATGTCTCCACTTTCACAGGTAGGTAATCTCACAGTACTTGATGCACACACTCTTTCATTTACGCCGTGGGATAAATCCATGGTTAATATTGTTGATAAGGCAATTCTTGAAGCGAACATAGGGTTAAACCCGGTAAGTGATGGAACCAATCTTAAGATTCCCATTCCATTACTCAATGAGGAAAGAAGAAAAGAACTGGTAAAGCTGGTTAAGAAATTCGGTGAGGATACAAAAGTTGCAGTTAGAAATGTAAGACGAGATGCTAATGAACATCTGAAGCGTGAACACAAAGACAAGAAGATTACCGAAGATCAGCTTAAGGATGCAGAGGATAAAGTACAGAAACTAACCGATGAACACACAAAATTAGTTGATGATGTTCTCAAGCATAAAGAAAAAGAAATAATGGAAGTCTGA
- a CDS encoding CapA family protein: MGLLNNFMMSAVISVIILISALSVDDVLCQIKIKAVGDVMPGSITPKKILPPDNGKFFIDSIGQYLSDAEIIFGNLEGSFILDGMKADKCSDESREKGICYEFGTPAEIAPVLKELGFTVMSRDNNHSEDYGEEGFKFTSFLLDELGIQSAMKRNFAEIKIHHQKIALVAFGYSENSYNISDLKTADSVISILDKNYELIIVSFHGGAEGRRFQKVTGETEIFLGENRGNVSAFAKCVIDAGADLVLGHGPHVLRGIELYKNKLIAYSLGNFLTYGNMNIRDENGISAILEVRIDTSSGDFLRGKIIPVKQIGSGYPVYDVNLSSISMIKKLSNEDFPDSNLEFLLSGSFYSNDIAASPLPFQFPEPRKFIMREVTYKTLNELNTDK, encoded by the coding sequence ATGGGTTTATTAAACAATTTTATGATGAGTGCGGTAATTTCCGTTATCATTCTTATTTCAGCATTATCAGTGGATGATGTTCTCTGCCAGATAAAAATCAAAGCAGTAGGCGATGTTATGCCGGGATCAATAACTCCAAAAAAAATTCTACCTCCTGACAATGGAAAATTTTTTATTGATTCAATCGGACAATATTTATCCGACGCTGAGATAATTTTTGGAAATCTTGAAGGATCATTTATTCTTGATGGAATGAAAGCTGACAAATGCTCTGATGAATCCCGAGAAAAAGGTATCTGTTATGAATTCGGAACTCCGGCTGAAATTGCTCCTGTATTGAAAGAACTTGGTTTTACTGTTATGAGTCGTGATAACAATCATTCTGAAGACTATGGTGAAGAAGGATTTAAATTCACATCCTTCCTGTTAGATGAACTTGGTATTCAATCAGCGATGAAAAGAAATTTTGCTGAAATAAAAATACACCATCAAAAAATTGCACTGGTAGCATTCGGATACTCGGAAAATTCATACAACATTTCAGATTTAAAAACTGCTGATTCAGTCATCTCAATTTTAGATAAGAATTATGAGTTGATCATAGTTTCATTTCACGGAGGCGCAGAAGGAAGAAGATTTCAAAAAGTAACCGGTGAAACTGAAATTTTTCTTGGTGAGAACAGAGGTAATGTTTCAGCATTTGCAAAGTGTGTTATTGATGCCGGTGCTGATTTAGTGCTTGGACACGGACCACACGTACTTAGAGGAATAGAACTTTATAAGAATAAACTCATCGCATATTCACTGGGAAATTTTTTAACCTACGGCAATATGAATATCAGAGATGAAAACGGGATATCAGCAATTCTTGAGGTCAGGATTGATACTTCCTCCGGAGATTTTTTAAGAGGAAAAATAATCCCTGTTAAACAGATAGGCAGCGGCTATCCTGTTTATGATGTCAATCTTTCATCAATCAGTATGATAAAAAAATTGAGCAATGAGGATTTTCCCGATTCTAACCTGGAATTTCTTTTATCAGGCAGTTTTTATTCAAATGATATTGCTGCATCTCCGCTGCCGTTTCAATTTCCTGAACCCCGAAAATTTATTATGCGAGAAGTGACTTATAAAACTTTAAATGAATTGAACACGGACAAATAA
- a CDS encoding L,D-transpeptidase: protein MTSGIAVFLVGVVVYGVILNMREVTLQKAMLDKGYRILKNPNIVIDRKSFQLSLYEDTVLIKSYRVSFGKNINEKKNRANDYATPVGEYQICSVDTLHQYHKFLRLNYPNLDDASEVLRLGLITQKEFDDLRFQYYYGGCTDYNEVLGGNIGIHGIGRLNYIFKNLPFVYNWTDGSVAMSNENIDEIFSITGVGTKVVIK from the coding sequence ATGACCAGCGGTATAGCCGTGTTCCTGGTTGGGGTGGTTGTTTACGGTGTCATTCTTAACATGCGCGAGGTAACTTTGCAGAAAGCAATGCTGGATAAGGGTTACCGCATCTTGAAAAACCCAAACATTGTGATTGACAGAAAATCTTTTCAGCTTAGTTTGTATGAAGATACAGTTCTGATAAAATCCTACCGCGTAAGCTTTGGAAAAAATATTAACGAGAAAAAAAACAGGGCGAATGACTATGCAACTCCCGTTGGTGAATACCAGATATGTTCCGTTGACACTTTGCACCAGTATCATAAATTTTTAAGGTTGAACTATCCGAATCTTGATGACGCTTCTGAAGTGTTAAGGCTCGGACTAATAACACAAAAAGAATTTGATGACCTCCGGTTCCAGTACTACTATGGAGGATGCACGGATTACAATGAAGTGCTTGGCGGTAATATCGGCATTCATGGAATCGGGAGGCTGAACTATATATTTAAAAATCTTCCTTTTGTTTACAACTGGACTGATGGTTCTGTAGCGATGAGCAATGAAAATATTGATGAGATTTTTTCAATAACAGGAGTGGGAACTAAAGTTGTCATTAAATAA
- a CDS encoding BamA/TamA family outer membrane protein: MFNKTLLFLLITFSFLSAQEDQYELNSISFNGQDKISQSTLAEIIYSQESPGWFWQFLNSFTPFGSGPIYFDSSNISTDLAALKSYYSANGFFESSFAYAYYVDTTDKRVDLEYSIFEGAQFTYNVINFHGLEPVPDSRVFYVWREFEFDSTQRFSQDVLQNGLSNSMLHLQNTGFMLARTDSVLVTQDTSLNKVDVDLYFHTGIRYIIDTLLIEKKGEGADLVENDLLKDITNINKGDYYSLENIRQSQYRLFRTGLFNSIVLSTSDENLYKDKIPLKLEGNIGPLHELSPEIIMNNQQNDFNVGLAASYIKKNFLGGARKLTVSTSFGVQDIFHINPGSLIKDFSFRDTTLLGFVDSRITIDQPFLFGKPIFGSWTNYATINKQRNFNNTIYGSKITMEFELPRFTFFNFLSAFYNVEVSNEVYRTLNDSLSIKLLSAIGADFGSTTIDNLLFPTQGYTLTFQVEEANSLPYLFAKLSGDDYDGALFYKIQVTNVNYINLSRNRNSVVALKSKVGYLHTFFGDYSGLPINRTFYLGGSNSLRGWRANELVPEGAPSVLGEFNQGVNVKGGTFVIEGSIEQRHKFTNEIGAALFVDLGNTWLSYKEFQFDRIAIAAGFGFRYYSPIAPFRIDFGLKLYDPADSKFIFNKNYWKNLEIQFGIGEAF; the protein is encoded by the coding sequence ATGTTTAATAAAACATTACTTTTTCTTCTAATAACTTTTTCATTTCTTTCAGCACAGGAAGATCAATACGAATTAAACTCAATCTCGTTTAACGGACAGGATAAGATTTCCCAATCCACACTTGCTGAAATTATTTACTCACAGGAATCACCGGGATGGTTCTGGCAATTTTTAAACTCCTTCACACCCTTTGGAAGCGGTCCTATTTATTTTGACTCATCCAATATATCAACAGACCTTGCGGCATTAAAATCATACTACAGCGCGAACGGATTTTTTGAATCTTCATTTGCTTATGCATATTATGTCGATACGACAGATAAAAGAGTCGATCTGGAATACAGCATATTTGAAGGAGCTCAGTTTACATATAACGTAATAAATTTTCATGGACTTGAACCGGTTCCTGACTCAAGGGTTTTTTATGTATGGCGGGAGTTTGAGTTTGATTCAACTCAAAGGTTCAGCCAGGACGTTTTACAGAACGGCTTATCTAATTCGATGCTGCATCTTCAAAATACCGGCTTTATGCTTGCAAGGACAGATAGTGTGCTTGTAACTCAGGATACTTCACTTAATAAAGTTGATGTTGATCTTTATTTCCACACTGGTATAAGATACATCATCGATACATTGCTTATCGAAAAGAAGGGTGAAGGCGCTGACCTTGTTGAGAATGATCTTCTGAAAGACATAACAAATATTAATAAGGGTGACTATTATAGTCTTGAAAATATCAGGCAAAGCCAGTACCGCCTGTTCCGCACCGGACTATTCAATTCTATTGTTCTTTCTACTTCTGATGAAAATCTTTATAAAGACAAAATCCCGTTAAAGCTGGAAGGCAACATTGGTCCTCTTCATGAACTTTCACCTGAAATAATCATGAATAATCAGCAGAATGATTTCAACGTGGGTCTTGCGGCTTCATATATAAAAAAGAATTTTCTTGGCGGCGCAAGGAAACTTACCGTAAGCACTTCATTCGGTGTGCAGGATATTTTTCACATAAATCCCGGCAGCCTGATAAAAGATTTCTCATTCCGCGATACAACACTGCTTGGTTTTGTGGATTCAAGAATAACGATCGATCAGCCATTTCTGTTCGGCAAACCGATTTTCGGAAGCTGGACAAACTATGCAACTATTAATAAACAGCGGAATTTCAATAACACTATTTATGGTTCCAAGATTACAATGGAGTTCGAGCTGCCGAGGTTTACGTTCTTCAATTTTCTCAGCGCTTTTTATAATGTTGAAGTAAGCAATGAAGTTTACAGGACACTCAATGATAGTCTTTCTATAAAACTCTTATCCGCAATAGGTGCGGACTTCGGCTCAACTACAATTGATAACCTTCTTTTTCCTACTCAAGGTTATACTCTTACTTTCCAGGTAGAAGAGGCAAATTCACTTCCTTATCTTTTTGCTAAACTATCCGGCGATGATTATGACGGTGCATTGTTTTATAAGATACAGGTTACGAATGTCAACTATATTAATCTTAGCAGGAACAGGAACTCAGTGGTAGCCTTGAAATCAAAAGTCGGATACCTACATACTTTCTTTGGTGACTACTCAGGATTGCCTATCAACCGGACGTTTTATCTTGGCGGCAGTAATTCATTAAGAGGCTGGCGAGCAAATGAACTTGTTCCGGAAGGTGCGCCAAGTGTGCTTGGTGAATTTAACCAGGGAGTGAATGTTAAAGGCGGAACTTTTGTAATAGAAGGTTCAATTGAACAGAGACATAAATTTACAAATGAAATAGGCGCGGCTCTGTTTGTTGATCTTGGAAATACATGGCTGAGTTATAAAGAATTCCAGTTCGACAGGATTGCGATAGCCGCAGGATTCGGTTTCCGTTATTACTCACCAATAGCTCCGTTCAGAATAGACTTTGGACTTAAACTTTACGATCCGGCTGATAGCAAATTTATTTTCAACAAGAACTACTGGAAAAATCTGGAAATACAATTTGGGATAGGTGAAGCGTTCTAA
- a CDS encoding PQQ-like beta-propeller repeat protein has protein sequence MKRSFLLILVVIIIQLSCKEDGIAPPPKNNPPGWQEDIPWPSLADSPWPMNHHDPQNTGRSKGLGPQLGILETVITTPELYSGFAISSDSVIYFTSSDRSNGGLFAYSIDGQMKWFSSEGGRSWTAPICSKDGTIYYLGQGALVAINPNGSLKWEYPYQNQTMKLFSMDRVGNLYFLDGFENRLKIINRFGNLVNSISDPDFSSALNLSFANDLSFSPDGLTLYISGAGSALTAIDITNPKIKWHFGIVTSSLLNGSVIGSLIDCEGNIYFQFADTTGDVFFVSLDQNGNKRWQFPLSRPLDEQATLDKYGNLYFATDTLYSINISGNLRWKFPIDGFLSSSLVNDVDGNLYLSVIGQSLRTIAFSRNGDVKWILNDSSYGTLSSSPAIFNDRLYLPSNNNKNYYIIR, from the coding sequence ATGAAAAGATCATTTTTATTGATACTTGTAGTAATAATAATACAACTAAGCTGTAAAGAAGATGGAATTGCTCCACCACCAAAGAATAATCCACCCGGCTGGCAGGAAGATATTCCCTGGCCAAGTTTAGCCGATAGTCCCTGGCCTATGAATCATCACGATCCGCAGAATACAGGAAGGAGTAAAGGGTTGGGACCGCAATTGGGAATATTAGAAACAGTTATTACTACGCCAGAATTGTATTCTGGTTTCGCAATTAGTAGTGATTCGGTTATATATTTTACTTCATCAGATCGAAGCAACGGTGGGCTTTTTGCTTATAGCATTGACGGTCAAATGAAGTGGTTTTCAAGTGAAGGGGGTAGGTCGTGGACCGCTCCAATATGCAGTAAGGATGGAACAATTTATTATTTAGGGCAGGGAGCATTGGTTGCTATCAATCCAAATGGCTCATTAAAATGGGAATACCCTTATCAAAATCAGACGATGAAATTATTTTCGATGGATAGAGTTGGAAATCTCTATTTCTTAGATGGATTTGAAAATCGATTAAAAATTATTAATCGATTTGGAAACTTGGTTAATTCAATCTCCGATCCTGATTTTTCATCAGCGTTAAACCTTAGCTTCGCAAATGATCTATCTTTTTCACCAGATGGCTTGACGTTGTATATTAGTGGAGCGGGCTCAGCTCTAACAGCAATAGATATAACTAATCCCAAAATAAAATGGCATTTTGGAATTGTAACGAGTAGTTTATTAAATGGAAGCGTTATTGGCTCGTTAATAGATTGTGAAGGAAATATTTATTTCCAATTTGCGGATACAACTGGAGATGTTTTTTTTGTCTCACTTGATCAGAATGGAAATAAAAGATGGCAGTTTCCATTAAGTAGGCCCTTAGACGAACAGGCAACACTTGACAAATATGGTAACCTCTACTTCGCTACTGATACACTCTATTCTATTAATATTTCGGGGAACCTAAGATGGAAATTCCCAATTGATGGGTTCTTAAGTTCTTCGCTAGTTAACGACGTAGATGGTAATTTATATTTGAGTGTAATAGGACAATCCCTAAGAACAATTGCATTTAGTAGAAATGGTGATGTCAAATGGATATTGAATGATTCCAGTTATGGTACTCTAAGTAGTTCACCTGCAATTTTTAATGATAGATTATATCTTCCTTCAAATAATAATAAAAATTATTATATCATAAGGTGA
- a CDS encoding T9SS type A sorting domain-containing protein, with protein sequence MSGDDDANDPDSENWNELENGCCIKFFNIKGQSFCQTSSFPYFWENSLALIPSQTGNHPQIVWGPYPNEAIDSYKIYRKVAVGNYTHIASTANNVFEYVDDEYNISPTGASLNYYVTAVLISESETSSTNVVTTQGTGLEEEFIESQNVNDLALQQNYPNPFNPTTNIQYSIPTDGLVSLIVFDLLGREVVTLVNESKTAGNYTVNFDASTLASGTYIYQLRTGEFLSTKKMLMIK encoded by the coding sequence ATGTCAGGTGATGATGATGCAAATGATCCTGATAGTGAAAATTGGAATGAACTTGAGAATGGATGTTGCATTAAATTTTTTAACATTAAAGGTCAAAGTTTTTGTCAGACATCTAGCTTTCCATATTTTTGGGAAAACAGTTTAGCATTAATCCCATCTCAAACAGGAAACCATCCACAAATTGTATGGGGACCCTACCCAAATGAAGCAATAGATAGTTATAAAATATACAGAAAGGTAGCAGTCGGTAATTACACTCATATTGCTTCAACAGCTAATAACGTTTTTGAATACGTTGATGACGAATATAATATTTCGCCAACAGGTGCGAGTTTAAATTATTATGTCACAGCAGTATTGATATCCGAGAGTGAAACAAGTTCGACAAATGTAGTTACAACACAAGGAACGGGGTTAGAAGAAGAATTTATAGAATCACAAAATGTAAATGATCTTGCATTGCAACAGAATTACCCTAATCCATTCAACCCCACAACAAACATACAGTATTCAATTCCAACGGATGGATTAGTATCACTAATAGTGTTTGATTTACTCGGTCGTGAAGTTGTAACATTGGTTAATGAATCAAAAACTGCGGGTAACTATACTGTTAATTTTGACGCATCTACGCTTGCGAGTGGTACATATATTTATCAATTAAGAACTGGTGAGTTTCTGTCAACTAAAAAGATGTTGATGATTAAGTGA
- a CDS encoding YicC family protein: MISSMTGYGKGIAENERLIAEAEVKSVNNRYLELSLKIPQSLFVKEYELREFIRNKISRGKLTVVLSVKNNKTGEDVLSLDKTKLKNYLALLKDVKKSAKLTDKIKLEHILSAKDIFSTPDVELLEDEFTLVKKALDSALNELLKMRKNEGKELAKDMMNRLSFIEEKIVLIEAAMKEGIVEYYAKLKERVKLLIEDTSIQPERLDLELALLADKADITEECVRLKSHIKFFRDSLENDGEPGRKLNFICQEMNREANTISSKTISTDINHNAVMMKEEIEKIREQIQNLE; the protein is encoded by the coding sequence ATGATTTCTAGTATGACAGGCTACGGCAAAGGAATTGCCGAAAATGAAAGACTTATTGCAGAGGCAGAAGTTAAAAGTGTTAACAACCGCTACCTCGAACTTTCTCTTAAAATTCCACAATCACTTTTTGTAAAAGAGTATGAGTTAAGAGAGTTCATAAGGAATAAAATTTCCCGTGGTAAACTTACGGTGGTTCTTTCAGTAAAGAATAATAAAACAGGCGAAGATGTTCTTTCGCTCGATAAAACAAAGTTGAAAAATTATCTCGCTCTACTTAAGGATGTGAAAAAATCCGCGAAGCTTACCGACAAAATAAAACTTGAACATATACTTTCAGCAAAAGATATTTTTTCAACTCCGGATGTTGAATTGCTTGAAGATGAATTCACTCTCGTAAAAAAAGCTCTTGATTCAGCATTGAATGAACTGCTTAAGATGAGAAAGAATGAAGGTAAAGAACTCGCAAAAGATATGATGAACAGGCTTTCTTTTATCGAAGAAAAAATCGTTCTTATTGAAGCCGCAATGAAAGAAGGAATAGTTGAATACTACGCTAAGCTGAAGGAAAGAGTAAAACTGCTTATTGAAGATACTTCAATTCAACCGGAAAGATTGGACCTTGAACTTGCTTTACTTGCAGATAAAGCCGACATAACAGAAGAATGTGTACGATTAAAAAGCCACATTAAATTTTTCAGAGATAGCCTGGAAAACGACGGTGAACCCGGAAGAAAACTCAACTTTATCTGCCAGGAAATGAACAGGGAAGCAAATACGATTTCATCAAAGACTATTTCAACTGATATAAACCACAACGCAGTTATGATGAAAGAAGAAATTGAAAAAATCAGAGAACAAATACAGAACCTTGAGTAA
- the gmk gene encoding guanylate kinase: protein MEQKRGAIIAVSAPSGTGKTTIVKHILETFPEIVFSVSATTRKKRSNETKGVEYFFLSEEEFKQKIENNEFIEWERFYDYYYGTFKNYIDENINTGKTVLLELDVKGALSLKSIYPDAELIYILPPSFDELVKRLKNRNTEKEEDFQKRIERAKMELSLKDKFDHFIYNEDLEKAFEETKSLIKKIITKEKK, encoded by the coding sequence TTGGAACAGAAAAGAGGAGCAATAATAGCAGTCTCCGCACCGAGCGGAACAGGAAAAACAACAATTGTAAAACATATACTTGAAACTTTTCCTGAAATAGTTTTTTCTGTTTCTGCAACTACAAGAAAAAAACGTTCTAATGAGACTAAGGGGGTTGAGTATTTTTTTCTAAGCGAAGAAGAATTCAAACAGAAAATTGAAAATAATGAGTTCATTGAATGGGAAAGGTTTTACGATTATTACTACGGAACCTTCAAAAATTACATTGATGAGAATATAAACACCGGGAAAACTGTTCTTTTAGAACTGGACGTCAAAGGGGCGTTGTCATTAAAAAGTATTTATCCTGACGCAGAATTAATTTATATTCTCCCCCCGAGTTTTGATGAACTTGTAAAAAGACTGAAAAACCGGAATACTGAAAAAGAGGAAGATTTTCAAAAGCGCATTGAACGCGCAAAAATGGAATTAAGCCTTAAAGATAAGTTCGATCATTTTATCTATAACGAAGATCTTGAAAAGGCATTTGAAGAAACAAAAAGTTTGATAAAAAAAATAATAACCAAGGAGAAGAAATAA
- a CDS encoding DNA-directed RNA polymerase subunit omega codes for MAIQPIDLRELDQHSANVYEAIIASAKRARQVNDETKIEFNALVSTIPVAAGDDESEDIENPAQLKIAADFEKRDKPHIQSLKELLDGKLEYYYKK; via the coding sequence ATGGCTATCCAACCGATCGATTTACGGGAACTGGATCAACATTCTGCTAACGTTTATGAAGCTATAATTGCTTCAGCTAAACGCGCGCGTCAGGTGAACGATGAGACGAAGATTGAATTCAACGCATTGGTAAGCACAATACCTGTTGCTGCCGGTGATGATGAAAGTGAAGACATTGAAAATCCGGCTCAGTTAAAAATTGCCGCTGATTTTGAAAAGAGAGACAAACCGCATATTCAGTCTCTTAAAGAATTACTCGACGGAAAGTTAGAGTACTATTACAAAAAATAA